In one Gemmatimonadota bacterium genomic region, the following are encoded:
- a CDS encoding exopolysaccharide biosynthesis polyprenyl glycosylphosphotransferase — protein MGTNPPLHLARLELRHRALAFQRRRFWREVSYGGVMLLADVITLSAVFVFLAMLPLESILPGSGVRDAESFVRGLLPQTPVALIRRVTSLLFCLMVTRSYDYMQRPQLPARIAAALLLGLVLPRWQEVWTAQTTGRWLLIGGVLAVTWGVMSLQRRGMSEVLRPIDPRRLDPARTLIVGPADDVQRLAVERKESGGVTPPMFPLSDSWPTGTQESMRGLYDAMAESATDTIVLVGSLTDSALQAVMIASSSAGASVYATRREAFRELDEPSFVLRRAEPLALLSRPALVGSQLVIKRAMDMVGSLLGLIVLSPVMLFVALSVRLTSKGPVFFRQTRVGLGGDPFMMLKFRTMVHDAERQQEALEQANVYSGTPLFKLAHDPRLTSIGMFMRRSSLDELPQLFNVLNGEMSLVGPRPAVPAEVLKYKQHHFVRFEVLPGMTGPWQVSGRNAIRDFEDVVRLDAAYIRGWTVWKDLAILLRTIPAVLSMKGAY, from the coding sequence ATGGGCACCAACCCCCCCCTGCATTTGGCGAGGCTTGAGCTTCGGCACCGCGCGCTGGCATTCCAGCGTCGCCGGTTCTGGCGCGAGGTGAGTTACGGTGGGGTGATGCTGTTGGCCGACGTGATCACGCTGTCGGCGGTATTTGTGTTCTTGGCGATGTTGCCGTTGGAATCGATTCTGCCAGGATCCGGCGTGCGTGATGCGGAGTCGTTTGTGCGTGGCTTATTGCCACAGACGCCGGTGGCGTTGATCCGTCGTGTGACATCGTTGTTGTTTTGTCTGATGGTGACGCGTTCCTACGATTACATGCAGCGTCCGCAACTTCCGGCACGTATTGCGGCGGCGCTGTTGTTGGGCTTGGTGTTGCCGCGCTGGCAGGAAGTGTGGACCGCGCAGACGACCGGCCGCTGGTTGTTGATTGGCGGTGTGCTCGCGGTGACGTGGGGTGTGATGTCGTTGCAGCGGCGCGGGATGTCGGAGGTGTTGCGTCCGATCGATCCGCGTCGGCTCGATCCGGCACGCACGTTGATTGTGGGGCCGGCGGACGATGTGCAGCGTCTGGCGGTCGAGCGAAAAGAGAGTGGCGGCGTGACGCCGCCGATGTTTCCGCTTTCGGACTCGTGGCCGACGGGAACGCAGGAAAGTATGCGCGGGTTGTACGACGCGATGGCGGAGTCGGCAACCGACACGATTGTGCTGGTGGGGTCGTTGACGGACTCGGCGTTGCAGGCGGTGATGATTGCGTCATCGAGTGCTGGGGCCAGTGTGTATGCGACGCGGCGCGAGGCATTTCGGGAGCTGGATGAGCCGAGTTTTGTGCTGCGTCGTGCGGAGCCATTGGCGTTGTTGTCGCGCCCTGCGCTCGTGGGATCGCAGCTGGTGATTAAGCGGGCGATGGACATGGTCGGATCGCTGTTGGGATTGATTGTGTTGTCGCCGGTGATGCTCTTTGTGGCATTGTCGGTGCGCCTGACCTCAAAGGGGCCGGTCTTCTTCCGGCAGACGCGAGTCGGGCTTGGCGGCGATCCCTTTATGATGCTCAAGTTCCGCACGATGGTGCACGACGCTGAGCGGCAGCAGGAGGCGCTGGAGCAGGCGAACGTCTATTCTGGCACGCCGTTGTTTAAGCTGGCGCACGATCCACGGCTGACGTCGATTGGGATGTTCATGCGCCGCTCGTCGTTGGATGAATTGCCGCAGTTATTCAACGTGTTGAACGGCGAAATGTCGTTGGTCGGGCCACGTCCGGCGGTGCCGGCAGAGGTGCTGAAGTACAAACAGCATCATTTTGTTCGATTTGAAGTGTTGCCCGGCATGACCGGTCCGTGGCAGGTGAGTGGTCGGAATGCGATTCGCGACTTTGAAGACGTGGTTCGGTTGGATGCGGCCTACATTCGCGGTTGGACGGTGTGGAAAGATCTCGCGATTCTGCTGCGGACAATTCCAGCCGTTCTGAGCATGAAAGGGGCGTATTAG
- a CDS encoding polysaccharide biosynthesis tyrosine autokinase, which produces MEQLPAASQAFAEPTDEIDLRRAWQTIARSAWIIVVCVGLAVSAAVIAARQLEPSYSASATVRVEDKRNSQGSGGPMAMYSFGGDNQATLAMAGEVITSRTLAAEVVDSLGLRLSVAQPQTPVRSRYILWARLSSDAPSVQYRVVRTADGSAREVHVVQSQDSLLGTYPDSLPVRIIGGEIGLTSDGRMLDHFSLNVDPRTQIAEGLRGLIVVEPTNKDANVLRISYSGKDSALARTIPNVVARRFVHRKMELDRSGARTQVDYLTRQLATLTADVEDKEAQMKAYLERLGITGVQQEQAVLSQEMVLLQNSMREMERERENLTRAMEPLQDPDTLAGRTQFLQKLLATPDFGKASIGGGETQRYEALMAQRSQELTRYMPNNLVVRNLDKQIRESQDNIRRRVVTYLANIDEQMRALRPRLARTEAKLQQVPEHLTEFGRLERDRHIVEQMMTLMQGRLKEAEIATAVQDSTATVLDEAVNPSRIGGSSETLIFAVAIFSGLFVGVLVAFLRDWLDTTIRSETDLANIVGVAVVGIIPNLMQQARSVGYRLPSPKTGADEPKPAAGREYQTPAAEAYRTLRTNLNYLTPPRAPRVIVVTSALPGDGKTTTVVNLAVTLAHQGQRVILIDAETRRGTVHDVFGIPSAPGFFDLMYGQASPGECIRRVQMEGGGTIDVLPLGSSPSVNPADLLVAGRLQPLFERLRGQYDFVLIDTPPLNLFTDGALIGAHADALLLVARADKTDKDELRYAVQQLRNVQVTLAGTILNDVEFRRSSRYRLGYGYYYDYAR; this is translated from the coding sequence GTGGAACAACTCCCCGCCGCGTCTCAGGCGTTTGCTGAGCCAACCGATGAAATTGATCTTCGCCGCGCATGGCAGACGATCGCGCGGAGCGCGTGGATCATTGTCGTCTGCGTTGGCTTGGCGGTGTCCGCGGCGGTGATCGCGGCGCGGCAGCTGGAGCCGAGTTATTCGGCGTCGGCGACGGTACGTGTGGAAGACAAGCGTAATTCGCAAGGCTCTGGCGGGCCGATGGCGATGTATTCGTTTGGCGGTGATAATCAAGCCACGCTCGCTATGGCTGGTGAAGTGATCACGAGCCGGACGTTGGCGGCCGAAGTGGTGGACTCGCTCGGGCTCCGGCTGTCAGTGGCTCAGCCGCAAACGCCGGTGCGGAGCCGGTACATTTTGTGGGCGAGACTCTCGTCGGACGCACCGTCGGTGCAGTACCGCGTGGTGCGGACTGCGGACGGGTCGGCCCGTGAAGTGCACGTGGTGCAGTCACAGGATTCGCTGTTGGGCACGTACCCAGATTCCCTGCCGGTCCGGATTATCGGTGGCGAGATTGGGCTGACGAGCGATGGCCGGATGCTGGACCACTTTTCGTTGAACGTGGACCCCCGGACGCAAATCGCGGAAGGGCTTCGCGGATTGATCGTCGTGGAGCCGACCAACAAGGACGCCAACGTCCTGCGCATTTCGTATAGCGGGAAAGATTCGGCGCTGGCGCGAACCATTCCCAACGTGGTGGCGCGTCGATTCGTGCACCGGAAAATGGAACTCGATCGCAGCGGTGCGCGCACCCAGGTGGATTATCTCACGCGCCAGCTGGCGACATTGACGGCTGATGTCGAAGACAAAGAAGCCCAGATGAAGGCCTACCTGGAGCGCCTCGGCATTACGGGCGTGCAACAGGAGCAGGCGGTGTTGTCGCAGGAGATGGTGCTCTTGCAGAACTCGATGCGCGAGATGGAGCGCGAACGAGAGAATCTGACGCGGGCGATGGAGCCGTTGCAGGATCCGGACACCCTCGCGGGACGCACGCAGTTCCTGCAGAAATTGCTGGCCACGCCCGATTTCGGGAAAGCCAGCATTGGTGGTGGCGAGACGCAACGCTACGAGGCATTGATGGCGCAGCGTTCGCAAGAGCTCACGCGCTACATGCCAAACAATCTGGTCGTTCGTAATCTGGACAAGCAGATTCGCGAGTCGCAGGACAATATTCGGCGTCGCGTCGTGACGTACCTCGCGAATATTGATGAACAGATGCGCGCGCTTCGTCCGCGTTTGGCACGGACCGAGGCAAAATTGCAGCAGGTGCCGGAACACCTGACCGAGTTCGGACGGCTCGAGCGTGACCGGCACATCGTTGAACAGATGATGACGCTGATGCAGGGGCGTCTGAAGGAAGCGGAAATCGCGACGGCCGTGCAGGATTCCACGGCGACGGTGCTCGACGAGGCGGTCAACCCGTCGCGTATTGGCGGCAGTTCGGAGACGTTGATCTTTGCGGTGGCGATCTTCAGCGGTCTGTTTGTTGGCGTGCTGGTAGCGTTTCTCCGCGACTGGCTTGATACCACAATTCGCTCGGAGACCGATCTGGCGAATATCGTGGGCGTGGCGGTGGTCGGCATCATTCCAAACTTGATGCAGCAGGCGCGAAGCGTTGGCTATCGATTGCCGTCGCCCAAGACCGGGGCCGACGAACCGAAGCCAGCGGCGGGGCGTGAATATCAAACGCCGGCCGCCGAGGCGTATCGTACGTTGCGTACGAATCTAAATTATTTGACACCGCCGCGGGCGCCGCGCGTGATTGTGGTCACCAGTGCGTTGCCGGGTGATGGAAAGACGACCACTGTGGTGAATCTCGCGGTGACGCTGGCGCACCAAGGGCAGCGCGTGATTCTGATTGACGCGGAAACGCGCCGAGGAACGGTGCACGATGTGTTCGGGATTCCGTCCGCTCCTGGTTTCTTTGACTTGATGTATGGGCAGGCGTCGCCGGGCGAGTGCATTCGTCGTGTGCAGATGGAAGGGGGCGGCACGATTGACGTATTGCCGCTGGGCAGCTCGCCGAGCGTGAACCCCGCCGATCTCTTGGTGGCTGGGCGCCTGCAGCCGTTGTTTGAGCGACTGCGTGGGCAGTACGACTTTGTGCTCATCGACACGCCGCCGCTGAATTTGTTCACGGATGGCGCGCTGATTGGCGCGCACGCCGACGCGTTGCTACTCGTCGCACGTGCGGACAAGACGGACAAGGACGAACTGCGCTATGCGGTGCAGCAGCTCCGCAATGTGCAGGTGACGCTGGCGGGGACGATTCTCAACGATGTCGAGTTCCGCCGCAGTTCGCGGTATCGGCTCGGCTACGGCTACTACTACGATTATGCCCGCTGA
- a CDS encoding O-antigen ligase family protein encodes MSSVRVEPSSPAAATFVAPSVGLRPRVAQRRASFTNVLIGGFSLLTLLLLSGVGGRPAAIVYALAAGFVALVLHTRDPVAYMSFTLWMWFVSPFVRRVLDMHHGWNPTSPALLAPQFAAAVAVMTLARRARSLRNPLFAPYLLVLAALAYGYSVGIINAGIVPATYALVTWLAPAFFGLFLAVEWRRYPAMREELLHTFRIALPLLAAYGVYQFVRLPQWDSGWMRNADLRSIGLPLPFLVRVFGTLNTPGPFAAVLLTGVLMILPTKGWFRYVSVTLSLLALLLTRTRSAWVAFIVGLFVSQLSQPLSQMPKRTITLIAVALMALPLATMPQFRSSIASRLNTFSNLRGDNSFMKRVAFSSVTASNIVESAEGAGLGSTGGATKLSNTKGMRSLDNGFLEIFYVLGWPGGTAFFLGIAGLLVQSARFAETRADSFAGTARATAVALLSMIPVGDVFTGATGLLLWAMVGFGISAHAYHTTTGLAIKSQARRFAERQRARVPVTRVPSVI; translated from the coding sequence ATGAGCAGCGTGCGCGTGGAACCGTCCAGCCCAGCGGCAGCGACGTTTGTGGCGCCGTCGGTGGGACTGCGGCCGCGTGTGGCGCAGCGCCGTGCGTCGTTTACCAACGTGCTGATCGGTGGTTTTTCCCTGCTCACGCTCTTGCTCTTGTCCGGCGTTGGTGGCCGTCCGGCGGCAATCGTGTACGCGTTGGCAGCGGGGTTTGTGGCGCTGGTGCTCCATACGCGCGATCCGGTAGCGTATATGAGTTTCACGCTCTGGATGTGGTTTGTGTCGCCGTTTGTGCGGCGCGTGCTCGACATGCACCATGGGTGGAACCCGACCAGTCCGGCGCTCCTCGCCCCCCAGTTTGCCGCTGCCGTGGCGGTGATGACGTTGGCGCGTCGTGCCCGATCGCTACGAAATCCTCTGTTTGCGCCGTATCTGCTGGTGTTGGCGGCACTCGCGTATGGCTATTCGGTGGGAATCATTAATGCAGGGATTGTGCCCGCTACGTATGCGCTCGTGACGTGGCTCGCGCCGGCGTTCTTCGGTTTGTTTTTGGCGGTCGAGTGGCGGCGGTACCCCGCCATGCGCGAGGAGCTCTTGCACACCTTTCGTATTGCCCTGCCGCTCCTTGCCGCGTACGGCGTGTATCAGTTTGTTCGGCTGCCGCAATGGGATTCTGGCTGGATGCGGAACGCCGATTTGCGAAGCATCGGGCTGCCGTTGCCCTTTCTGGTGCGCGTGTTCGGGACGCTCAACACGCCTGGGCCGTTTGCGGCCGTGCTGCTGACGGGCGTGTTGATGATTCTGCCAACGAAAGGATGGTTTCGGTATGTGTCGGTGACGCTGTCGCTGCTCGCGCTGTTGTTAACGCGCACCCGGTCCGCTTGGGTGGCATTCATTGTCGGGTTGTTTGTGTCGCAGCTGTCGCAGCCCCTATCGCAAATGCCGAAGCGCACGATCACGCTTATTGCGGTGGCGTTGATGGCGCTTCCGTTGGCGACCATGCCGCAATTTCGGTCGTCGATTGCGTCGCGACTCAATACGTTTTCGAATCTGCGTGGTGACAACAGCTTTATGAAGCGCGTGGCGTTTTCGTCGGTGACGGCAAGCAATATTGTCGAATCGGCGGAGGGTGCCGGCCTCGGCTCCACCGGCGGCGCGACCAAGCTCTCGAATACGAAAGGCATGCGCTCCCTCGACAACGGATTTCTTGAAATCTTCTACGTGCTCGGCTGGCCGGGCGGCACGGCGTTTTTTCTCGGTATTGCCGGACTGCTCGTGCAGTCGGCGCGCTTTGCGGAGACGCGAGCCGACTCGTTTGCGGGGACGGCGCGCGCCACCGCGGTCGCGTTGCTCTCCATGATTCCCGTGGGAGACGTGTTCACGGGCGCGACCGGGCTGTTGCTCTGGGCGATGGTCGGCTTTGGGATTAGCGCGCACGCGTATCACACCACGACTGGGCTCGCAATCAAATCGCAGGC
- a CDS encoding ATPase, T2SS/T4P/T4SS family, translating into MSSSSAPEERRFRPSASQAEVEKLRKFLAEGIERGASDIHIRAGDVVYARVGGQLTPLDTPVLTAVSTFEMVTHILGTSSNAPSIDDVRDYSGPWSAPGIARFRVSILKQRSSFAIVMRVIPDVLPTVEQLGLPANVANAALSEFGLIFVTGVPGSGRASTIAALIHHLNTNAPRRRHIVAIETAIEFLHRNNKCAITQREVGVDTDSFADGMRAALDQDADIIVVGEMDDPEIIELAVRAAESGRLIIGKMNAPDATGALRHFLGGLPSDQQDTARLHVTEMLRAIVAQRLLPRSDGQGRVLASEILLMTPMVRDVLGDPGRLSEIRQTLADGRAEFGTQTFDQHLADLVISGQVSFEVALTLATNSLDFELQLRGLRR; encoded by the coding sequence ATGTCGTCCAGTAGCGCTCCCGAGGAACGACGCTTTCGACCCTCGGCCTCACAGGCCGAGGTCGAAAAGCTGCGGAAATTCCTCGCTGAGGGCATTGAACGAGGCGCCTCTGATATCCATATCAGAGCGGGCGACGTCGTCTACGCACGCGTCGGGGGCCAACTCACCCCCCTCGACACCCCCGTCCTGACCGCCGTCAGCACCTTCGAGATGGTCACCCATATCCTTGGGACCTCCTCGAATGCCCCCTCCATCGACGACGTCCGCGACTACTCAGGACCTTGGAGCGCCCCGGGCATCGCCCGATTCCGCGTCTCCATCCTCAAGCAGCGCTCCAGTTTCGCCATTGTTATGCGCGTCATCCCCGACGTGCTGCCAACCGTCGAACAGCTGGGACTCCCGGCCAATGTCGCCAATGCCGCCCTCAGCGAATTCGGCCTCATTTTCGTCACCGGCGTCCCTGGGTCTGGGCGAGCGAGCACCATCGCCGCGCTCATTCACCACCTGAACACCAACGCCCCTCGCCGGCGCCACATCGTCGCCATCGAAACGGCTATCGAGTTCCTGCACCGCAATAACAAGTGCGCCATTACCCAGCGTGAAGTGGGCGTCGATACCGACAGCTTCGCCGACGGTATGCGCGCGGCCCTCGACCAAGACGCCGACATCATTGTCGTTGGCGAAATGGACGATCCCGAAATCATCGAACTGGCGGTGCGCGCCGCCGAATCGGGACGCCTCATCATCGGCAAGATGAACGCCCCCGATGCCACCGGCGCGCTCCGGCACTTCCTCGGCGGTCTCCCAAGCGATCAGCAGGACACGGCTCGCTTGCACGTCACCGAAATGCTCCGCGCCATTGTCGCGCAGCGCCTGCTGCCGCGCTCCGATGGTCAGGGCCGCGTGCTCGCCTCCGAAATTCTGCTCATGACCCCAATGGTTCGCGACGTACTCGGCGATCCGGGGCGCCTGAGCGAAATCCGCCAGACCCTCGCCGACGGCCGCGCCGAGTTCGGGACGCAAACCTTCGACCAGCACCTCGCCGATCTCGTCATCAGTGGTCAGGTCTCGTTCGAAGTGGCGCTTACGCTCGCCACCAACTCGCTCGACTTCGAACTGCAGCTGCGCGGATTGCGCCGCTAG
- a CDS encoding polysaccharide biosynthesis/export family protein, with protein MGSAIAAALLLSACAARRPETVVSPLPVSPTPVWRLETGDQVKVKFYREPELTTDATVNRNGDVYFAGLGRVHVAGLMLDSLQTDLQARYERLVLEPTLDVSMSRDIVFYGQVRTPGTVVADQALTVLGALAKAGGSTALERDPTIWLVKANRRTYALAGDARLSSIDLEHGDAIFVQGQGFLSRNQQNLALVGSMSQLLLTSISLIFTVLK; from the coding sequence ATGGGTTCGGCGATTGCCGCAGCGTTGCTGCTGTCCGCCTGTGCCGCGCGCCGGCCGGAGACAGTGGTTTCGCCGTTGCCGGTGTCCCCGACGCCGGTGTGGCGTTTGGAGACGGGCGATCAGGTGAAGGTGAAGTTCTACCGTGAACCAGAGTTGACGACCGATGCGACGGTGAATCGGAATGGAGATGTGTATTTCGCTGGCCTCGGTCGGGTGCACGTGGCCGGATTGATGTTGGATTCCTTACAAACCGATTTACAGGCGCGGTATGAGCGGTTAGTGCTGGAGCCGACGCTGGATGTTTCGATGTCACGCGACATCGTGTTTTATGGTCAGGTGCGGACGCCGGGCACGGTGGTGGCGGATCAGGCGCTGACGGTGCTGGGGGCGTTGGCCAAGGCGGGCGGGTCGACCGCGCTCGAGCGTGATCCGACGATCTGGTTGGTGAAGGCGAATCGCCGTACGTACGCGCTCGCGGGTGACGCGCGACTGTCGTCGATCGATCTCGAGCATGGCGACGCGATATTTGTGCAGGGCCAAGGATTTCTCAGTCGTAATCAACAGAACCTCGCGCTTGTGGGGTCGATGTCGCAGCTGCTCTTGACGTCGATTTCTCTTATTTTCACCGTGCTCAAGTAG